A single region of the Rhodospirillales bacterium genome encodes:
- a CDS encoding sodium/proline symporter has protein sequence MVLYSFLAFLAFFLFVGLLSVRRRRKSAEDYLLASREISPAFVGLSGAASTASGFGFTGIIGFGYMMGLPGAWFVFGAVFGSLIAFAIVTRRFRVFTQRRGVASYSEYLATGIGKNPRLLQTVIGLVSIFAVILYATAQLTAGSKALHVLFGWEYGAGAVLGAIIVVLYCFAGGIRASIWTDVAQIMVMYGAMALLAVVSLTAIGGFSGLYEKLQAIDPALVDIFPENTMFGAFLFILGWLSLGFSFIGFPHVMVRFMTLKKSKDTRKAIAWYQGSYAAFYITAYIVALCTRILVPDAADFDKELALPQLAETMLPDILVGVILAGIFAGTISTADSLVLSCTASLSRDIFKKHKDSYIFLKLSTLSVTVVALILALTGSKSVFDLVLFAITIMGAGFAPLMIVRVLHWPVTQILALCMMAAGLAAGIGWRLLGYHVHVYDALPGIAAAFAVYGIGLLLWLKAPQALRKPFVSSRSKAQ, from the coding sequence GTGGTTCTTTACAGTTTTCTCGCCTTTCTAGCATTTTTCCTGTTTGTCGGGCTGCTGTCCGTGCGCAGGCGCCGTAAATCCGCAGAAGATTATCTTCTGGCCAGCCGTGAAATTTCGCCTGCGTTTGTCGGTCTGTCCGGCGCGGCCTCTACCGCGAGCGGCTTTGGCTTTACGGGGATTATCGGATTTGGCTACATGATGGGGCTGCCCGGCGCGTGGTTTGTTTTCGGCGCGGTTTTCGGCTCTTTGATCGCCTTCGCTATCGTAACGCGCCGTTTCAGGGTTTTTACCCAAAGGCGCGGGGTGGCGTCTTATTCGGAATATCTGGCGACAGGCATCGGAAAAAATCCGAGGCTCCTTCAGACGGTCATAGGGCTTGTGAGTATTTTCGCGGTTATTCTCTACGCGACGGCGCAGCTTACCGCCGGCAGCAAGGCCCTGCACGTTCTGTTTGGCTGGGAATACGGCGCCGGCGCCGTTCTGGGAGCGATTATCGTGGTTCTTTATTGTTTCGCGGGGGGGATACGCGCATCCATCTGGACGGATGTGGCGCAGATCATGGTGATGTACGGCGCCATGGCGTTGCTTGCGGTTGTGTCCCTGACGGCGATCGGCGGATTTTCAGGGCTGTATGAAAAACTGCAGGCGATTGATCCGGCCCTCGTGGATATTTTTCCCGAAAATACGATGTTCGGCGCGTTCCTTTTTATTCTGGGGTGGCTGTCGCTCGGTTTCAGCTTTATCGGTTTTCCGCATGTCATGGTGCGGTTTATGACGCTGAAAAAATCGAAGGATACGCGAAAGGCGATAGCCTGGTATCAGGGCTCGTACGCTGCTTTTTATATTACCGCCTATATCGTGGCGCTGTGCACGCGCATATTGGTGCCGGACGCGGCGGATTTCGACAAGGAACTGGCCTTGCCCCAGCTTGCCGAAACGATGCTGCCGGATATCCTCGTGGGCGTTATTCTGGCGGGCATTTTTGCCGGCACCATTTCAACGGCGGATTCCCTGGTTTTAAGCTGCACGGCCTCCCTGTCCCGGGATATTTTTAAAAAACACAAAGACTCCTACATCTTTTTGAAACTCAGCACCCTGAGCGTAACGGTTGTGGCCCTGATTCTGGCTTTGACGGGCAGCAAGAGCGTTTTTGACCTGGTTCTTTTTGCCATTACCATTATGGGGGCGGGGTTTGCGCCGCTTATGATCGTGCGGGTTTTGCACTGGCCGGTAACGCAGATTTTGGCGCTTTGCATGATGGCGGCCGGTCTGGCCGCCGGTATCGGCTGGCGTCTGCTGGGCTATCATGTGCATGTTTACGATGCGCTTCCCGGCATCGCAGCGGCCTTTGCCGTTTACGGGATTGGTCTGCTTTTGTGGTTAAAAGCGCCGCAGGCCTTGCGAAAGCCTTTTGTTTCCAGTAGGTCTAAAGCGCAATGA
- a CDS encoding LPS-assembly protein LptD, with translation MFLFVLCLFSGAGQKLWAQETLLEGKSPISTQAPVDFTADSLEHDKSGQVITAKGNVELVQAGYILKADKMTYNTGTDTVRAIGNVVLSHPEGDTYFADEFELKNQMKDGFVRGLHGLMADGSRFWAGEGERIAGMKIVMKEAAYTPCEPCKEDPSRPPVWQLRAGEVTHDKEEARIEYRDARFEAFGVPVAYTPYFAHPDGSVKRKSGFLVPSLVFDSYLGTGYAQEYYWDIAPDKDATIGALVSTDVNPVLNGEYRQRFENAEIKLNGSATYSDRTDRVSGREKAKDDSGRGHFFADGRWEINEKWRSGLRVEVASDDQYMNQYDISNEDVLESEVNVERFSGRDYAVARVMAFQDIRISERQVDQPAVLPEVEARFLGDPNQALGGRWSLGVSALGLQRGTDDQDMTRGTLEGGWRRRFVHASGLVSRLDLTARGDAYNVRDRDVATVGSGRNGKSSALRGFAQGHLQSSYPVVKNFEEAQFVVEPLAALTMGTDVNVSDRIPNEDSQDVYLDSLKLFEPNRFPGYDRVEDRGRATYGLRTGLYGDQGYYGEIFFGQSRRFDKKNNPFPEGSGLSDQDSDYVGQLSLGLGDYANLDYSFQLENANLASQRHEVDLQTSTGPLSTSTQYFYVNALKGTSLSESREQVRTSAHLRLHKNWAVGGSVRYDLGEDEGLRAASYGIDYIGQCVTLSAIAERTLTSDSSGDSDTKIMFRLGLKNLGEFETSGVSLGQSDE, from the coding sequence ATGTTTTTATTTGTCCTGTGTCTCTTTTCCGGAGCGGGGCAAAAGCTGTGGGCGCAGGAAACGTTGCTGGAAGGAAAATCGCCGATCTCAACGCAGGCGCCGGTTGATTTTACGGCGGACAGTCTGGAGCATGATAAAAGCGGGCAGGTTATTACGGCCAAAGGCAATGTCGAACTGGTTCAGGCCGGCTATATCCTGAAGGCGGATAAAATGACCTATAACACGGGGACGGATACGGTTCGCGCCATCGGAAATGTCGTTTTGAGCCACCCCGAAGGCGATACCTATTTTGCCGACGAATTCGAATTAAAAAACCAGATGAAAGACGGTTTTGTGCGCGGGTTGCACGGGCTTATGGCGGACGGCTCCAGATTTTGGGCCGGCGAGGGTGAGCGCATCGCCGGCATGAAAATTGTCATGAAAGAGGCGGCCTATACGCCATGTGAACCTTGTAAGGAAGATCCTTCGCGCCCGCCCGTCTGGCAGCTGCGCGCGGGAGAGGTTACGCATGACAAGGAAGAGGCCCGCATTGAATACCGCGATGCGCGTTTTGAAGCCTTCGGGGTTCCCGTGGCTTATACGCCGTATTTCGCCCACCCCGACGGCAGCGTGAAACGCAAAAGCGGGTTTTTGGTTCCAAGCCTCGTGTTTGACAGTTATCTGGGGACCGGCTATGCGCAGGAATATTACTGGGATATTGCGCCGGACAAGGACGCCACGATCGGGGCGCTTGTCTCTACCGATGTGAATCCGGTTTTGAACGGGGAGTACCGGCAAAGATTTGAGAATGCCGAAATCAAGCTTAACGGCAGCGCGACCTATTCCGACAGGACGGACCGCGTGTCCGGGCGGGAGAAGGCAAAGGACGATTCCGGACGGGGGCATTTTTTTGCGGACGGGCGCTGGGAGATTAACGAAAAATGGCGCAGCGGCCTTCGGGTGGAAGTGGCCTCCGACGATCAATATATGAACCAGTATGACATTAGCAACGAGGACGTGCTGGAAAGCGAAGTGAATGTCGAGCGCTTTTCAGGCCGTGATTATGCTGTCGCAAGGGTTATGGCGTTTCAGGATATCCGGATTAGCGAACGCCAGGTGGATCAGCCTGCCGTATTGCCGGAGGTGGAAGCCAGGTTTCTGGGGGATCCGAACCAGGCTTTGGGAGGGCGTTGGAGTCTGGGGGTTTCCGCATTGGGGTTGCAGCGCGGGACGGACGATCAGGACATGACCCGCGGGACGCTGGAGGGAGGATGGCGGCGGCGCTTTGTCCATGCCAGCGGGCTTGTGAGCCGCCTTGATTTGACGGCGCGCGGGGACGCTTACAATGTGCGGGACCGGGATGTCGCGACGGTCGGATCTGGGCGTAACGGGAAATCTTCCGCCTTGCGCGGTTTTGCGCAGGGGCATTTGCAAAGCAGCTATCCCGTTGTCAAAAATTTTGAAGAGGCGCAATTCGTCGTTGAACCCCTTGCGGCGCTGACCATGGGGACGGACGTGAATGTCAGCGACCGGATTCCGAACGAAGACTCTCAGGATGTCTATCTGGATTCCCTGAAGCTTTTTGAACCCAACAGGTTTCCGGGCTATGACAGGGTCGAGGACCGTGGGCGCGCAACCTACGGCCTGCGGACGGGGCTATACGGGGATCAAGGGTATTACGGCGAAATCTTTTTCGGCCAAAGCCGCCGTTTTGACAAGAAGAACAATCCTTTTCCGGAAGGGTCCGGCCTTTCTGACCAGGATTCGGACTATGTGGGACAGCTGTCTCTCGGTCTGGGGGATTATGCCAATCTGGATTACAGTTTCCAGCTTGAAAATGCGAATTTGGCCTCCCAGCGTCACGAGGTTGATCTTCAAACCTCGACAGGGCCTTTGTCTACCAGCACACAATATTTTTACGTGAATGCCCTGAAGGGGACGAGCCTGAGCGAATCCCGGGAGCAGGTCAGGACAAGCGCGCATTTGCGCCTGCATAAAAACTGGGCGGTGGGCGGATCCGTGCGCTACGATCTGGGGGAAGACGAGGGGCTTCGGGCGGCAAGCTATGGAATTGACTATATTGGCCAGTGCGTTACTCTTTCGGCGATTGCCGAGAGGACATTAACCAGCGATTCTTCCGGAGACAGCGATACAAAAATCATGTTTCGTCTGGGGCTGAAAAATCTTGGAGAATTTGAAACGTCCGGCGTGAGTTTAGGTCAGTCAGACGAATAG
- a CDS encoding DEAD/DEAH box helicase has translation MKFEDLGLSDETLKAIRECGYENPTPIQEQAIPPILMTRDVVGLAQTGTGKTAGFTLPMIEALSGGRARMRMPRSLVLEPTRELAAQVAENFDTYGKYHKLSKALLVGGSSMAEQTKLLDKGVDVLIATPGRLLDLFDRGSVLLNDIKILVIDEADRMLDMGFIPDIEKIVSFIPPVRQTLLFSATMPPEIKGLTKKFLSNPKEVSVAPPASPAENVEQFLVEISPRGKEGALLKILKKEEVKNAFIFLNRKKDIDPLAKFLKGKGYKAAPLHGDMPQVRRTETLQDFKDDKVTLLICSDVAARGLDVKGVSHVFNYDLPMSPDDYVHRIGRTGRAGEKGRAWSFASERDEKFLAAIEKLIKKPIEKVALGPEKSPSRGESQDRPKKTSEKRPEKRSQKPPEKTFKEPPSKAVSEDSTGFGDDIPDFFKN, from the coding sequence ATGAAGTTTGAAGATCTCGGTCTGAGCGACGAAACGCTCAAAGCTATCAGGGAATGTGGCTATGAAAATCCCACGCCTATTCAGGAACAGGCTATTCCGCCTATCCTGATGACGCGGGACGTGGTGGGGCTTGCCCAGACAGGCACCGGAAAGACAGCCGGGTTTACCCTGCCGATGATCGAAGCTTTGAGCGGGGGGCGCGCGCGGATGCGGATGCCGCGTTCCCTTGTGCTGGAGCCCACGCGGGAACTCGCGGCGCAGGTAGCGGAAAATTTTGACACTTACGGCAAATATCACAAATTGAGCAAGGCGCTTCTTGTCGGCGGGTCCTCCATGGCGGAGCAGACAAAACTGCTGGATAAGGGCGTGGATGTTCTGATCGCGACGCCGGGCCGCCTGCTGGATTTGTTTGATCGCGGTTCCGTCCTGCTCAACGATATTAAAATCCTGGTAATCGACGAAGCGGACCGGATGCTCGATATGGGATTTATTCCGGACATTGAAAAAATTGTTTCCTTCATTCCGCCAGTGCGTCAAACGCTTCTTTTTTCCGCCACGATGCCGCCCGAGATCAAGGGCCTGACCAAAAAGTTCCTGAGCAATCCAAAGGAAGTATCTGTGGCCCCGCCGGCGTCCCCGGCCGAAAATGTGGAACAGTTTCTGGTTGAAATCTCCCCGCGGGGCAAAGAAGGCGCGCTGTTGAAAATTCTGAAAAAAGAAGAGGTCAAAAACGCTTTCATCTTTTTGAACCGGAAAAAGGATATAGATCCGCTGGCAAAGTTTTTAAAGGGAAAGGGGTATAAAGCCGCCCCGCTTCACGGCGATATGCCGCAGGTCAGGCGGACGGAAACCCTGCAGGATTTCAAGGACGATAAAGTCACCCTTTTGATTTGCAGCGACGTGGCGGCACGCGGTCTTGACGTGAAGGGCGTTTCACATGTCTTCAACTACGATCTTCCGATGAGCCCGGATGATTACGTTCACCGGATCGGCCGGACGGGCCGGGCGGGAGAAAAGGGCCGGGCCTGGAGTTTTGCGAGCGAGCGTGACGAAAAGTTTTTGGCGGCGATTGAAAAACTCATCAAGAAGCCGATTGAAAAAGTTGCGTTGGGACCGGAAAAAAGCCCCTCCAGAGGCGAGAGTCAGGACCGTCCGAAAAAGACATCGGAAAAAAGGCCGGAAAAAAGGTCTCAGAAACCTCCTGAAAAGACGTTTAAAGAGCCTCCCTCCAAGGCGGTTTCCGAAGATTCTACGGGCTTCGGGGACGATATTCCCGACTTTTTTAAAAATTAG
- the bioD gene encoding dethiobiotin synthase, with product MKGFFVTGTDTDVGKTLASAWLMLKLEGVYWKPVQCGLEVPTDEDFVRKITQLSKAHFIDSVHRLQAPLSPHEAAKRENVHIALDDFSLPAADHPFIVEGAGGLMVPLNEKEMMIDLIERLALPAILVCRSGLGTINHTLLSLEALRKRNLPVAGLIISGPKTPHNRQALAEYGGVPIIAEIDYLDPVDRESLLRIKPEVKL from the coding sequence ATGAAAGGTTTTTTCGTTACAGGAACGGATACGGACGTCGGCAAAACGCTCGCCAGCGCCTGGCTTATGCTGAAACTGGAAGGCGTATACTGGAAGCCCGTTCAGTGCGGTCTGGAAGTCCCGACAGATGAAGATTTCGTACGGAAAATCACACAACTTTCCAAAGCACACTTTATCGATTCCGTTCACAGGCTTCAGGCCCCGCTGTCTCCGCATGAAGCCGCGAAACGTGAAAACGTGCATATTGCGCTCGACGACTTTTCCCTCCCTGCCGCCGACCATCCTTTCATTGTAGAAGGAGCCGGGGGACTGATGGTGCCGCTGAATGAAAAAGAGATGATGATCGACCTGATTGAAAGACTGGCCCTGCCCGCCATCCTTGTCTGCCGGAGCGGTCTGGGGACCATCAATCACACCCTTCTTTCGCTTGAAGCGCTGCGCAAAAGGAACCTGCCTGTCGCGGGACTGATCATCAGCGGCCCCAAAACACCGCATAACCGGCAGGCGCTGGCGGAGTATGGCGGCGTGCCGATCATCGCCGAAATAGATTATCTCGACCCTGTCGACAGGGAGTCCCTCCTTCGAATTAAGCCGGAGGTGAAGCTTTAA
- the parE gene encoding DNA topoisomerase IV subunit B — protein MADLFSSSKSAKESDYGASDIEVLEGLEPVRKRPGMYIGGTDERALHHLASEILDNAMDEAVAGYASRIDVTLEEDGSVSISDNGRGIPVDKHPKYPKKSALEVILTTLHSGGKFGGKAYQTSGGLHGVGISVVNALSDWLWVEVARDKKLYRQSYARGLATSKLEDLGAVHNRRGTTVRFHPDAEIFGTTAKFKADWLYRMARSKAYLFRGVEIRWRCNAADLKPESKTPEEEIIHFPNGLEDFLQSSLQGQKLITPTPFSGIADLPEDAGKVEFALSWPEFGEGFMNSYCNTIPTPQGGTHEQGLRNALLRGFKAYGEMSGNKKAAAITAEDIMGGACALLSVFIRDPQFQGQTKERLATAQATKWVESTLRDHFDHYLSADPATSKILLESIIEKAEDRQRRRAEKETNRKSATRKLRLPGKLSDCARRTAEDTELFLVEGDSAGGSAKQARNRETQAVLPLRGKILNVVSASKDKIRANQEIQDLIQALGSGTGKDFDLGKLRYERIIIMTDADVDGAHIASLLVTFFYSQMRPLIEEGHLYLAQPPLYRLTSGTLSEYAKDDAHKDELMQTVFKGKKNVGVSRFKGLGEMPAAQLKETTMAPKSRTLLRVNLPDIHAAMGFDDETGAASTPDYKGVDDLVERLMGKNAEARFQFIQDNAEFVRDIDI, from the coding sequence ATGGCAGATCTTTTTTCTTCTTCAAAATCCGCAAAAGAATCGGATTACGGCGCCAGCGACATTGAGGTTCTGGAGGGGCTCGAGCCCGTGCGCAAGCGGCCCGGCATGTATATCGGCGGCACGGATGAGCGCGCCTTGCATCACCTCGCCTCCGAAATCCTGGACAACGCAATGGATGAAGCCGTTGCCGGATACGCCAGCCGCATTGACGTCACGCTCGAAGAGGACGGTTCTGTCAGCATTTCGGATAACGGACGCGGCATTCCCGTGGACAAGCATCCCAAATATCCGAAGAAATCCGCGCTGGAAGTCATTCTGACCACGCTGCATTCCGGTGGAAAATTCGGTGGGAAAGCCTACCAGACCTCCGGCGGCCTTCACGGGGTCGGCATTTCCGTCGTGAACGCTCTGTCCGACTGGCTTTGGGTTGAAGTCGCGCGAGATAAAAAACTCTACCGCCAGTCCTACGCCCGCGGGCTGGCCACCTCGAAACTCGAAGATCTTGGCGCTGTGCATAACCGGCGCGGCACAACCGTTCGCTTCCATCCCGATGCGGAGATTTTCGGCACAACGGCAAAATTCAAGGCCGACTGGCTCTACCGGATGGCACGGTCCAAAGCCTATTTGTTTCGCGGCGTGGAAATCAGGTGGCGTTGCAACGCCGCGGACCTGAAACCGGAAAGCAAAACTCCTGAGGAAGAAATTATTCATTTCCCCAACGGGTTAGAAGATTTTCTTCAAAGCTCGCTTCAGGGACAGAAACTCATTACGCCCACCCCTTTTTCCGGCATTGCGGACCTGCCTGAAGACGCCGGAAAAGTTGAATTTGCGCTTTCATGGCCTGAATTCGGGGAAGGATTCATGAACTCCTATTGCAACACCATCCCGACCCCTCAGGGCGGCACCCACGAACAGGGCCTGCGCAACGCGCTTTTACGCGGCTTCAAAGCCTATGGCGAGATGAGCGGAAACAAAAAAGCCGCCGCCATCACCGCCGAGGATATTATGGGCGGGGCTTGCGCGCTTTTGTCCGTCTTTATCCGCGACCCGCAATTTCAGGGACAGACCAAAGAGCGTCTTGCCACGGCGCAGGCGACAAAATGGGTTGAATCCACGCTCAGGGATCATTTTGACCATTATTTGAGCGCAGACCCCGCAACCAGTAAAATCCTGCTCGAAAGCATCATTGAAAAAGCGGAAGACCGGCAGCGCCGCCGCGCCGAAAAAGAAACGAACCGGAAATCGGCCACCCGCAAACTGCGCCTGCCCGGCAAGCTTTCCGACTGCGCCCGCCGGACCGCCGAGGATACGGAATTGTTTCTGGTCGAAGGCGATTCCGCCGGCGGCTCCGCCAAACAGGCCCGCAACCGTGAAACACAGGCCGTTCTGCCTTTGCGGGGAAAAATCCTGAACGTGGTCAGCGCTTCGAAAGACAAGATCCGCGCCAACCAGGAAATTCAGGATCTCATTCAGGCCCTCGGCAGCGGCACGGGTAAGGATTTCGACCTTGGAAAACTCCGCTACGAACGCATCATCATTATGACGGATGCCGATGTGGATGGCGCCCATATCGCCTCTTTGCTTGTGACCTTTTTCTACAGCCAGATGCGCCCCCTGATTGAAGAAGGGCATCTTTATCTGGCCCAGCCCCCCCTCTACCGCCTCACCAGCGGAACCTTAAGCGAATACGCCAAGGATGACGCGCATAAGGACGAATTGATGCAAACCGTTTTCAAGGGCAAAAAGAACGTGGGAGTCAGCCGCTTTAAAGGCCTGGGCGAAATGCCGGCGGCGCAGCTCAAGGAAACGACAATGGCTCCCAAAAGCCGGACCCTCCTGCGCGTAAATTTACCGGATATCCATGCCGCCATGGGCTTCGACGACGAAACGGGCGCGGCAAGCACGCCGGATTATAAAGGCGTGGATGATCTGGTCGAACGCCTGATGGGCAAAAACGCGGAAGCGCGGTTCCAGTTTATTCAGGACAATGCGGAATTTGTCCGGGATATTGATATTTAA
- a CDS encoding SLC13 family permease, which produces MSSIIDTGFHMWFVLALTGAAIYFYARERFPLDVTSVLLLTILLLFGQLFPLPDANGRNLLSATSLLAGFSNPALVAVLALLVMGQAIIYTDSLRPLINFFVKTKWLPAWASVFGVLMFVVVFSAFLNNTPLVVITIPIMQAIAASAGISDSRVMMPLSYGAILGGMLTLVGSSTNLLVSNSLMELGYEPLGFFDFTVPGLMLAGTGLAYVVFVLPKLVPNRRSLKDSLQGDEKEFVAELDVTLESALVGMECVDGRFPAIPDMNIRLIQRSGHLILPPFEGYVIEGGDILIVAATKDSLAGLLSKYPGFLLSEDEEKTIEIKSQLSGEDEDGRPTELDARVAETRILAEVMITPASRMVDMTIDQSGFHRLFGVVVLGIQRRARVVRRRLGRIRLEAGDVLLVAGSQGAINDMRDNPNLIVLSGSKKELPIPKKAPVAGLIFLATVLTASTGILSISVAAVTGAVLLIATGCLNIRQATRAIDRKILLLVGTMLALGTALQASHGAQYIAELLLLAPFAGQPLIMAALLFIIVAFVTNILSNNACAILFTPIAVNMAIDLGVDPFIFAITIVFAANCSFASPIGYKTNLLVMGPGHYRFRDFMKAGVPLVVILWIAYILIAKFYYGL; this is translated from the coding sequence GTGAGTTCAATTATTGATACCGGTTTTCATATGTGGTTTGTGCTGGCTTTAACCGGCGCGGCTATTTATTTCTATGCGCGGGAAAGATTTCCGCTGGATGTGACAAGCGTCCTGCTTTTGACAATCCTTTTGCTTTTCGGCCAGCTTTTCCCTCTGCCCGATGCCAATGGCCGCAACCTGCTCAGCGCGACATCGCTGCTGGCCGGTTTTTCCAATCCCGCTCTGGTGGCGGTGCTGGCGCTTCTGGTGATGGGGCAGGCCATTATTTATACGGACTCCCTGCGCCCGCTGATTAACTTTTTCGTGAAGACCAAATGGCTCCCGGCCTGGGCCTCTGTTTTTGGCGTTTTGATGTTTGTCGTGGTTTTTAGCGCGTTTTTAAATAACACGCCTTTGGTCGTGATTACGATTCCCATTATGCAGGCCATTGCCGCTTCCGCCGGGATATCGGACAGCCGGGTGATGATGCCGCTCAGTTACGGAGCCATTCTTGGCGGGATGCTGACATTGGTGGGGTCTTCCACAAACCTTCTGGTTTCCAATTCCCTCATGGAGCTTGGGTACGAGCCGTTGGGATTTTTTGATTTTACCGTGCCGGGGCTTATGCTGGCCGGCACCGGGCTTGCCTATGTCGTTTTTGTCCTGCCGAAACTCGTGCCGAACCGCCGGTCTTTAAAAGACAGTTTGCAGGGGGATGAAAAGGAGTTTGTTGCCGAGCTTGACGTGACCCTGGAAAGCGCTCTGGTCGGAATGGAATGTGTCGACGGCCGTTTTCCGGCTATCCCGGACATGAATATTCGCCTTATCCAGCGCTCCGGTCACCTCATTTTGCCGCCATTCGAAGGATATGTCATTGAGGGCGGAGATATCCTGATCGTCGCGGCGACCAAAGATTCTCTGGCGGGGCTTTTGTCCAAATATCCGGGGTTCCTTCTGTCGGAAGACGAAGAGAAGACAATCGAGATCAAATCGCAGCTATCCGGGGAAGACGAAGACGGGCGGCCGACGGAGCTGGATGCCCGTGTGGCCGAAACACGCATCCTGGCGGAAGTGATGATTACACCGGCCTCACGCATGGTGGACATGACAATCGACCAATCCGGGTTTCATCGGCTGTTCGGTGTCGTTGTGCTGGGGATCCAGCGCCGTGCACGGGTCGTGCGCCGGCGGCTTGGGCGCATTCGTCTGGAAGCCGGGGATGTTTTGCTTGTCGCCGGTTCCCAGGGCGCTATCAATGACATGCGCGACAATCCGAATTTGATTGTTCTGTCCGGTTCCAAAAAAGAGCTGCCCATTCCCAAGAAGGCGCCTGTTGCGGGGCTTATCTTTCTTGCAACCGTTTTGACGGCCTCAACGGGCATTTTGTCTATTTCCGTTGCGGCCGTGACGGGCGCTGTTTTGCTGATTGCAACGGGATGCCTGAATATCCGGCAGGCCACGCGGGCCATCGACCGTAAAATCCTGCTTCTTGTGGGAACGATGCTGGCCCTTGGAACGGCGCTGCAGGCATCCCACGGGGCACAATATATTGCGGAGCTTCTTTTGCTGGCGCCCTTTGCCGGCCAGCCTTTGATTATGGCCGCTCTGCTTTTTATTATTGTTGCGTTTGTGACCAATATTTTATCGAACAATGCCTGCGCCATTCTCTTTACGCCGATTGCCGTAAATATGGCCATCGATCTTGGGGTTGATCCCTTTATCTTTGCCATTACGATCGTGTTTGCCGCGAACTGCTCTTTTGCCTCGCCGATCGGGTATAAAACCAATCTTCTGGTGATGGGGCCGGGCCATTACCGTTTTCGCGATTTTATGAAAGCCGGTGTGCCCCTTGTCGTTATTTTGTGGATTGCCTATATTCTGATCGCAAAATTTTATTATGGGCTATAG
- a CDS encoding DUF4402 domain-containing protein — protein MVCKKARKLFSAVLWGSTALLFGGVPLPACAQSQQVAGATANLTVQNTFTFTEVTVADVGISAVFTDVGGPDISTITLAPDGTLTTSAPNNSQVIIVDSSGTTAGQFSVSNAAPNTPLTINFFNVVDLTCAACGGGNPAILLGGFTHDAGGAPMTDGAGDMTFNYGFTLTTVPGPPQYLDGLYSGSFDISVSY, from the coding sequence ATGGTTTGCAAAAAAGCTAGGAAGCTGTTTTCCGCTGTATTGTGGGGAAGCACAGCCCTTTTGTTCGGGGGCGTGCCCTTACCGGCCTGTGCGCAGTCGCAGCAGGTGGCGGGCGCGACCGCAAACCTGACCGTCCAGAACACATTTACCTTTACCGAAGTGACCGTTGCGGATGTCGGGATTTCAGCCGTCTTTACGGATGTCGGCGGTCCGGATATCTCCACGATTACGCTGGCGCCGGATGGCACCCTGACCACATCCGCGCCGAATAATTCGCAGGTGATTATTGTCGATAGCTCCGGCACAACGGCGGGACAGTTCAGCGTGTCCAACGCGGCGCCCAACACGCCCCTTACGATCAATTTTTTCAATGTGGTGGATTTGACCTGCGCGGCGTGCGGCGGCGGGAACCCGGCTATTTTGCTCGGGGGGTTCACGCATGATGCCGGGGGGGCGCCCATGACGGACGGTGCGGGAGATATGACGTTTAACTATGGGTTTACCCTGACCACCGTTCCCGGCCCGCCGCAATATCTGGACGGGCTCTATTCCGGCAGCTTCGATATCAGCGTGAGCTATTAA